Sequence from the Elusimicrobiota bacterium genome:
GGCGGGGATCTGACATTGCGGGATCAAGGTGATCCAGAAGTGGGTCTCGCCGTGGTTCGGCGCCACGGCGAACGCCGCGGCCGCGGCGAGCGCGACCGAGCGCAGGCCGGTGAGCCGGCGGACGAGGAGGAACAGCAATGCGGCGTTCAGGGCGTCGAAGGCGAGGCCGACGAGGTGCATCCCGGCGACGGAGCCGCGCGTCAGCTCGAGGAGGCCGTAGAAGAACGGGATGTGGAGGTTCCGCCCGGGCACATAGTGGAGGAACTCGAGCCAGAGCCTCTCCGGCGAGGCGCCTGCGAGCAGGTCGAGGAAGGAGAAGTCGTCGAGATAGAGCCCGCAGAAGGGGACCGTGAAGAGGAACGGCGCGGCGCCGAGGATCGCCGCGGCGAGCGCGAGCCGCCGGTCGCCCTTCGGTCCGTCCATCACGGCCGTCCGGCGCCGTACAGGCGGGACAGCTCGGCGATCATCCGGTCGCGCGAAAAGCCCCCGCGGACGCGTTCGCGGCCCGCCGCGCCGAGCTTGAGGCGCAGGGCCTTGTCGTCGATGAGCTGCTGGCAGCGCTCGAGCAGCTCCATCTCGCTCTTCACGATGAACCCGGTGACCCCGTCCTCGACGGCGTCGCGGTTGCCGGCGTTGTCCGAGGCGACGACCGGAAGGCCGGCCGCCATGGCCTCGAGGACGGCGTTCGGCAGGGCGTCCCAGCGGGAGTAGTGGACGAAGAGGTCGAGCGCGCGCAGGCGCTCCCGCGCCTCCTCGGCCGGCTTCCAGCCCGTGATCTCGGCGCGGCCCGCCAGGTTCATGTTCTCGAGCAGGACCCGCGCCCGGGCCTCGTCGTCGCCTCCGCCGATCCAGACGCACTTGAGCCCGTTGCGGGAGTCGGTCAGGCGCTGCGCGAGCAGGATCCACGCGTCGGGGTTCCGCGCGTAGGTCAGGCGCCCGCAGGAGCCGACGGCGATCCCGTCGTGAGGCAGCGGCTCGAGGAACTCGCCGAGATAGGCGTCGCAGACCGTGTGCACGGGGCCGCCGCCGAGCGCGCGCGCCGCGGCGGCCTCGCCGGGGGCGCAGGCGATCGTCTCGCCGAAGCGGGCGGCGGCCTTCTCGACGGTCTTGTAGAGCAGGCGTGAGGCCGCGGAGCGGTCCTGCTGGAGGAACCCGTAGCCGTGAGGCGTGTAGAAAACGGTCTTGATGCCGGCGGCCCTGGCCGCGGCGCGGGCGAGCACGCCCGCCTTCGAGGAGTGCGCGTGGACCACGTCCGGACGATGCTCGGCGAAGAGCGCCCGGAGCTTGCGCAGGGCCTCGAGGTCGTCGACCGGCGAGATCTCCCGGGTCATCTCGGGGACGAAATACGCGGCCCTGGCTCCCGCGCATTCGGCCCGGTAGGCGTCCGGAGAGCCTCCGCGGACCGCGTAGACCAAGGACACCGCGAAACGCGCGGGATCGAGGCCGTTGCAGATCGCGGCGACCTGCTCGCCCGTCCCTCCGGGTCCGCCGCACTCGACGACTTGAAACACCTTGATCATGCGGGCTCCAGGCCGAGCAGGCGAAGCGCCTCCTCGGCGGCGAACGGGAACATCATCGGGCAGTAGAGCAGCTTGTGGCGTCCGGCGCTGCCCAGGTCGAATTCGAGCAGGGCGGCGCCGACGGTCATCGTCGCGAAGAACGCGGCCAAGGCGAGGCGCTGGGGGGATCTCCGTCCGCGGACGGCTCCCGCCAAGGCGAGGCAGGCCAGGACGAGGAGCGTGACGTTCTCCGCGGCCGCGGCCCAGCGTCCGGGCTTCCCCTCCAAAGGATAAAGGCCGGGAAGGGGCATGAAGAGCACGGTCAGAGCGCCTTTCGGCACGTAGAGCGCGACGTCGAGCCAGGTCTTGAAGACCTCGCCGGGATAGATCTGCGTGCCGATAGTCCTTCCCGCCTCGGTCGCCGCCCATTGCCGGTCCGCCGCTTGACGGACGTCCCGGAAGCGGCTGATCCCCTCCGGGGAGGTCGGGCTGTGGGTCACGTACGCGTCGGTCGTGTCGATCGTGACCGGGATCAAACGCGGCGCGATCCGATCCTGGTCGGCGGCGCCGAGCTCCTGGGTATGGAAAGCGGCGAGGATGGTCCGCGCGCCGTAAGGAAAGAACGCGAGGGCCAGCATGAGGACGGCGGCGGTCAGCGCCGCGTTGGTCCGGGGCGGGCGCCGCGCCGACAGACCGAGGGCGAGGAGCAGCGCCGTTCCCAGGGCGATCGGGAGATAAGTCCTCAAAAAGCCGGCGCAGAGCAGCGCGGCGCCGGAGCTCAGGGCGAGCGCAATCGTCCGGGCTCTCGGGGCGCCCGCGTCGAACCCCGCGGCGAAGGCGGCGCCGAGGGCGGCATAGACGAGCAGCGCGATGGGGGCTTCCTTCAGGTTCTGCGACGTGAAGAAGACGTGGGACGGCCACGCGGCCAAGGCGAGTCCGGCGAGCGCCGCCGGAAGCGCGGGGAAGGCCCCGGACAGCGTCCAGGCGAACGCCGCGACGGCGAGAGCGCCCAGGAGGGCGTTCAGGAGCTTGAGCAGGAAAGGGCGGACCCCGAACGTCCTGTAGACGCCGAGGGAGACCGAGGTCTGCAGGCGTTCGGCCAGCGAGCCGTTGAAGCGCGGCGCGCGGCCCGCCCGGATGTCCTCGAGCGCGCCGACGGCGTTTTCGTGGGCCAGGGACGCGTCCGTGTAGTAGTAGGCGGGGAAGAGGGGGTGGAACTCCGTCGCGGTCGCGCAGGCGACGCGCAGGGCGAAAGCGAACGCGGCCAGGGCCGTCAGCGGCCGGGTTCTAATCCAGGACACGGTAGCGCAGGAGGCAGAGCAGGTAGGAGAAGCCGTCCTTCCAGGTGATCTTCTTGCCCTCTTCGTAGGTGCGGCCGGAGTAGGAGATGGGGACCTCGTAGATGCGCATGCGCCGCTTGCAGATCTTCGCCGTGATCTCGGCCTCGATGCCGAAGCGCTCGCTGCGCAGGGGGACGGCCTTGATCTTCTCCGTCAGGAAGACCTTGTAGCAGGTCCCCATGTCGGTCAGGTTGATGTTGTAGAGCACGTTCGTGATCAAGGTGAAGACCATGTTCCCGAAGTAGTGCCAGAAGAAGAGCACGCGGTGCGGGCCGCCGAGGAAGCGCGAGCCGTACACCGCGTCGGCGCGGCCGTCGAGCAGGGGGACGAGCAGGGCGGGATAGTCCGCGGGATCGTATTCGAGGTCGGCGTCCTGGACGATGACGAGCTCTCCGGTCGCGTGCGCCAGGGCGGTGCGCAGGGCCGCGCCCTTGCCGCGGTTGCGCTCGTGCAGGACGACCTTAGCCCGGCCGCCGAGGTCCTTGAGGAGCTCGCGCGTGCCGTCGGTCGAGCCGTCGTCGACGATGACGATCTGCTTCGCCGCGGGGATCTCCGCCGCCTCGACGCGGCGCAGGAGCTCGAGGACCGTGTCCTTCTCGTTGTAGACGGGGATGAGGATGGAAAGCGTTTTCTTCACCGGGGACATTATAGGTTTTCGCCTCGCGCGCGAAGGGGCGTCGTGCCCCAGGCCCAGATGAACAGCACGAGAGTCGTCACCTGTTCGTTCTGAAAGGCGACCTCGGTCAGGTTCATCACGAGGAACGCGGCGACGGCCGCGAGGGCCCACAGCGCGCGTGATCCGGTCTCCAGGCGCGCGGCGCGC
This genomic interval carries:
- a CDS encoding glycosyltransferase translates to MIKVFQVVECGGPGGTGEQVAAICNGLDPARFAVSLVYAVRGGSPDAYRAECAGARAAYFVPEMTREISPVDDLEALRKLRALFAEHRPDVVHAHSSKAGVLARAAARAAGIKTVFYTPHGYGFLQQDRSAASRLLYKTVEKAAARFGETIACAPGEAAAARALGGGPVHTVCDAYLGEFLEPLPHDGIAVGSCGRLTYARNPDAWILLAQRLTDSRNGLKCVWIGGGDDEARARVLLENMNLAGRAEITGWKPAEEARERLRALDLFVHYSRWDALPNAVLEAMAAGLPVVASDNAGNRDAVEDGVTGFIVKSEMELLERCQQLIDDKALRLKLGAAGRERVRGGFSRDRMIAELSRLYGAGRP
- a CDS encoding glycosyltransferase family 2 protein, yielding MSPVKKTLSILIPVYNEKDTVLELLRRVEAAEIPAAKQIVIVDDGSTDGTRELLKDLGGRAKVVLHERNRGKGAALRTALAHATGELVIVQDADLEYDPADYPALLVPLLDGRADAVYGSRFLGGPHRVLFFWHYFGNMVFTLITNVLYNINLTDMGTCYKVFLTEKIKAVPLRSERFGIEAEITAKICKRRMRIYEVPISYSGRTYEEGKKITWKDGFSYLLCLLRYRVLD